One segment of Micromonospora parathelypteridis DNA contains the following:
- a CDS encoding DUF418 domain-containing protein, with product MSIDTAPRRTSRGPVLRAERALAPDLTRGAMLLIIALANVAGVVFAGEPGLDATPVGLDRGLNFLLFELVHARGYPVFAVMFGYGLVQLARRQDAAGATPRQVRSVLLRRNLWLVAFGFAHAALLYYGDFLGAYGIVGVVMTVLLLRRGEKLHRIVLVLWALMAVEVLILGAIVASSMAGSGGSAPLPAGHVDSLAASDYLASIADRLGEWPTHTLTVVPFIVIAWLGMWAARRRVLEELTRHRALLRWTAALGLGIATAGGLPAALVSAGWLHVDEPTANLILMLHGASGMFAGPGYAALFGLVALRVTRPGPVVGALSALGQRSLSGYLFQSVAWLLLLAPFTLALGQRLGNPTVAGVLIAVTIWLVSVLIASLLHRRGQAGPAEVVLRRLTYGPRT from the coding sequence ATGAGCATTGACACGGCACCACGGCGGACATCGAGAGGGCCGGTCCTGCGCGCCGAACGCGCCCTCGCGCCGGATCTGACCCGGGGAGCGATGCTGCTGATCATCGCCCTGGCCAACGTCGCCGGGGTCGTCTTCGCCGGCGAGCCCGGCCTGGATGCCACACCGGTCGGCCTCGACCGCGGCCTCAACTTCCTGCTCTTCGAGCTCGTGCACGCACGCGGCTACCCGGTCTTCGCCGTGATGTTCGGCTACGGACTGGTTCAGCTCGCCCGGCGCCAGGACGCCGCCGGCGCCACGCCCCGGCAGGTCCGCTCGGTGCTGCTGCGCCGCAACCTCTGGCTCGTCGCCTTCGGGTTCGCCCACGCCGCGCTGCTGTACTACGGCGACTTCCTCGGCGCGTACGGCATCGTCGGGGTCGTGATGACCGTCCTGCTGCTGCGCCGCGGCGAGAAACTCCACCGGATCGTCCTGGTGCTCTGGGCGCTGATGGCGGTCGAGGTCCTGATCCTCGGCGCCATCGTGGCGAGCAGCATGGCGGGCTCAGGCGGATCAGCACCGCTGCCGGCGGGCCACGTCGACTCACTCGCCGCGTCCGACTACCTGGCCTCCATCGCGGATCGCCTCGGCGAGTGGCCGACGCACACGCTGACCGTCGTTCCCTTCATCGTCATCGCCTGGCTGGGCATGTGGGCCGCCCGCCGCCGCGTCCTGGAGGAGCTGACCCGGCACCGGGCCCTGCTCCGGTGGACCGCGGCCCTGGGGCTCGGCATCGCCACCGCCGGGGGTCTGCCGGCCGCTCTGGTCAGCGCCGGATGGCTGCACGTCGACGAACCGACCGCCAACCTGATCCTCATGCTCCACGGTGCCAGCGGCATGTTCGCCGGTCCGGGCTACGCGGCGCTCTTCGGCCTGGTCGCCCTGCGGGTGACCCGGCCCGGTCCCGTCGTCGGTGCGCTCAGCGCCCTGGGCCAACGTTCCCTGTCCGGGTATCTGTTCCAGTCGGTGGCGTGGCTCCTCCTCCTGGCGCCCTTCACGCTCGCCCTGGGTCAGCGCCTCGGCAACCCCACGGTTGCCGGTGTGCTCATCGCGGTCACCATCTGGCTGGTATCCGTGCTGATCGCGAGCCTGCTCCACAGGCGCGGGCAGGCCGGACCGGCCGAGGTCGTCCTACGCCGGCTCACCTACGGGCCTCGAACCTAG